One Cystobacter ferrugineus genomic window, TCAATGGCTCGAGGGAAGCCCGCGGGCACGGTGATGAGATAGACGATCTCCTTGAGCTCCTCCGGCTTCACTCCGGCGTTCAGCGCGTAGCTCGCGTGGATCTTGAACTGGGCGAGCTGGCCCAGGGAGGCGAACGCCGCCATCGCGGCGAGCTGGCGCGTCCGCACGTCGAGTTCCTGGCGTCCCCAGACGTCGCCAAGCGCGTAGGCCGCCGTCGCCTCGGCGAGGAATGGAAAGTCGCGGCGCATCGCCTCCAGCGCCGGTTGGGGCTTGCCGCCATTCAGCTCGGACACGAGGGCCTCGCCTCGTGCGACGCGGTCGGCGACGGTGGGACTGGTACGCGTGGGCTCGCCTGGCGGGCTGACCCGCGCGGCCGGTATCGCATGCACGCAGCCGCCGAGGGAGAGTGCCACGACGAGGGCAATCAGCAGGATGAGACGCAAGCGCATGGGGGTTGCTCCCGGTGGTTCAGTACAGGCTCGCGGTGGGACGGACGATGAGCTGTTCAGGGGGTCGGCAGTCCGGGGAACAGCTTGTCCAGAGTGATGGGGAAGTCGCGCACGCGCACCCCCGTGGCGTTGAATACCGCGTTGACGACCGCGGCGCCGCTTCCGCAAATGCCCAACTCGCCAACCCCCTTGATGCCGAGCGGGTTGGCGTCCTTGTCGAGGTCGTCGAGCATCACCGCGTCGAGGGCCGGAATGTCGGCATGGACAGGCACGTAATACTCGCCCAGGTCGCCGTTCACGAAGTGGCCGAACCGCACGTCCACATATCCCGCTTCATGCAGGGCGGCGCTCACGCCCCAGCTCATGCCGCCGATCAACTGAGAGCGGGCCAGCTTGGGATTGAGGATGCGGCCAGCGGCGAACACCCCCAACATCCGGCGCAGACGCACCTCGCCCGTGTCGATGTCCACACCCACCTCGGCGAAGGTCGCACCATAGGTGTGCGCCGAGAACTTCGTGAAGTTGGGGTCATCCCACTGACCAACGATGGCGCCGTCTGCCTCGACGCCATCTGGGAAATGGGCCGCGACGACCGCGGCGAGCTCCGCGCCCGAAGAGGCCGGCGCTCCTGTTCGCGCGATCTTCTGTTTGAGGGCCTCACAGGCGCGATGGAGCGCGACGCTGGTGTTCGCGGCACCCCATGAACCTCCCGAGCCGCTGCTCCGAGGAAGGTCTGACCGCGCCAGCATCACCTGGATGCGTTCGAGCGGAACGTCCAGGCTCTCGGATACGAACTGGGAGAGAATGGTGTAGGTGCCGGTGCCGATGTCGGTCATGTCTGACTTCACGATGACCCCACCGTCACGCTCCATCCGGACGATCGCCCGCGTTGGTCCCTGGAAGTGCATGCGGATCGCCGCCGCCATGCCATAGCCGACCAGGAAACGGCCATCGCGCAGTGTTCCCGGACGCATCGGCCGCCGGCTCCATCCGAACCGCTCCGCGCCAACACGCATGCACTCGACCAGCCGTCGGCCTGTCAGGGGAACGTTGCGCTCGGGATCGAGTTCGGGCTCATTGCGGATCCGCAGCTCAATGGGATCCATGTCCAGCAGATGGGCCAGTTCGTCCATCGCCGATTCGACGGCCATCAGACCCGGGAGCTCGCCCGGTCCGCGGACCGCCTCTCCGACCGGCAGGTCGAGGGGCGTCACCCGATGGTTCGTGAACCGGTTCGGGGCCGCGTAGAGCGAGCGCGTGACGGTCGCCGTCTGCTCGCAATACTCCTCACGTGAGGTGCTCTGCATGTTCACCTCATGCGCGAGACCGGTCAGTCGGCCATCGCGCTCGGCGGCGAGCCGCACCCGCTGGATGGACTCGGGCCTGTGGCCCACCAGCGAGAACATCTGGCGCCGGCTCAGGGCCACCTTCACCGGCAAGCCCAGTTGGCGTGCGGCGAGGGCGGCGAGAATGCTGTCACAGTGGACATAAAGCTTGGTGCCGA contains:
- a CDS encoding carboxymuconolactone decarboxylase family protein, translated to MRLRLILLIALVVALSLGGCVHAIPAARVSPPGEPTRTSPTVADRVARGEALVSELNGGKPQPALEAMRRDFPFLAEATAAYALGDVWGRQELDVRTRQLAAMAAFASLGQLAQFKIHASYALNAGVKPEELKEIVYLITVPAGFPRAIDASQVLKQLFDERGIESSSQVRR
- a CDS encoding xanthine dehydrogenase family protein molybdopterin-binding subunit, yielding MMGKGISRTDGPLKVTGGAKYSYERRDSGEPVVGHIVGAAIGRGRITRLDTSGAERAPGVLLVMTHRNTPEQGRLDNDNPVSFTRARPVLSSDRVDYFGEPVAFVVARTLEQARAAAGLIHIEYAVEEGAYELASHQDRAYAPKTANIGLETRTALGDFERAFADAPVKLDQSYTTPHMFSMPMEPCATVARWDGEDLVLHASLQALAYSRTSIANTLGIPEERIHIDSAFVGGGFGTKLYVHCDSILAALAARQLGLPVKVALSRRQMFSLVGHRPESIQRVRLAAERDGRLTGLAHEVNMQSTSREEYCEQTATVTRSLYAAPNRFTNHRVTPLDLPVGEAVRGPGELPGLMAVESAMDELAHLLDMDPIELRIRNEPELDPERNVPLTGRRLVECMRVGAERFGWSRRPMRPGTLRDGRFLVGYGMAAAIRMHFQGPTRAIVRMERDGGVIVKSDMTDIGTGTYTILSQFVSESLDVPLERIQVMLARSDLPRSSGSGGSWGAANTSVALHRACEALKQKIARTGAPASSGAELAAVVAAHFPDGVEADGAIVGQWDDPNFTKFSAHTYGATFAEVGVDIDTGEVRLRRMLGVFAAGRILNPKLARSQLIGGMSWGVSAALHEAGYVDVRFGHFVNGDLGEYYVPVHADIPALDAVMLDDLDKDANPLGIKGVGELGICGSGAAVVNAVFNATGVRVRDFPITLDKLFPGLPTP